A single genomic interval of Octopus bimaculoides isolate UCB-OBI-ISO-001 chromosome 10, ASM119413v2, whole genome shotgun sequence harbors:
- the LOC106869414 gene encoding serine/threonine-protein kinase pakE, with translation MGTKILDQILTMMLHGSPEEKHFIYNDSDIILECKLCRNLFRALTGFILHRKSLCMKPLEKSVSINSYDQNMRTETFRNVTFITNSSSCEEDSAQTPPQQPKTTSSSNNNNNNNNSNNNNNNNNNNDNNDNNDNQQQQQQQNLSAADHFQYLQNYVSQINESIESKSNLKAVLNLTQEGIGNSSDVTQKSAEESKTDSNSTERIVLTEASSPQVSTAVSSLKDSAPKSTDPPSHCCALGKPTNVQQTNCFTVASETAGELCNSRNSSPCSMPQLKLPCTKAGCVENNDNNKSSDESESLESSNTVCTAPHNEKFSKRSTKPLIVQSNTHASSSCVANKQGEAVEASEKSSSKSSHIEIILNDNPSMKDVIEINEVDNLEERVSQSLSLDNLCCVPLDQSGPVDQCCAANQKKQAPQHYICPHCPNTLIYDSYPLFCQHLESVHGIHADPIDNLGQPFELNNQSSMSYIPERANQKYSECIVLELADYQNLQCRKCKHSFTQRCSLRRHILEIHGEKLGYYSCPFCVSKVWFRYFRTFLAHLKNLHGFQKDQIYRIHRNLQKNSWVEFGSDQLPPDGNNTTSQLCNRVS, from the exons ATGGGTACCAAAATACTTGATCAGATATTAACAATGATGCTTCATGGCTCACCAGaggaaaaacatttcatttataatGATTCTGACATTATTTTAGAATGTAAACTTTGCCGTAACTTATTCCGTGCCCTTACTGGTTTTATCTTACATCGGAAGAGTCTGTGCATGAAACCACTTGAAAAGTCAGTTAGTATCAATTCCTATGACCAAAATATGAGAACAGAAACCTTCAGAAACGTTACATTTATCACAAATTCTTCATCCTGTGAAGAGGACTCAGCACAAACCCCACCACAACAACCAAAAACTACATCatccagcaataataataataataataataatagtaataataataataataataataataataatgataataatgataataatgataaccagcagcagcagcagcagcagaatttaTCTGCTGCAGACCATTTCCAGTATCTTCAGAATTATGTTAGTCAGATTAATGAATCAATAGAAAGCAAGAGTAACTTGAAAGCCGTATTAAACCTTACTCAGGAAGGTATTGGGAATTCTTCGGATGTTACACAAAAATCAGCTGAAGAATCTAAAACAGACTCTAACTCTACAGAGAGAATCGTGCTAACAGAAGCATCTAGTCCACAG GTTTCTACTGCTGTTTCCAGTTTAAAAGATTCTGCCCCCAAATCTACTGACCCTCCATCACATTGTTGTGCTCTTGGTAAACCCACCAATGTACAACAAACCAACTGCTTTACTGTTGCCTCTGAAACAGCAGGGGAACTGTGTAATTCCAGAAATAGCAGCCCTTGTTCAATGCCACAGCTAAAATTACCATGTACCAAAGCAGGTTGTGTGgagaacaatgacaacaataaaagCAGTGATGAAAGTGAGTCTTTAGAAAGCAGCAACACTGTTTGCACAGCACCTCATAATGAAAAATTCTCAAAACGTTCGACAAAACCTCTAATCGTACAAAGCAATACTCATGCAAGTTCCAGTTGTGTAGCAAACAAACAAGGTGAAGCTGTTGAAGCATCAGAGAAATCAAGTTCAAAATCTTCACACATTGAAATAATTCTGAATGATAATCCTTCGATGAAAGATgttattgaaattaatgaagTGGATAATTTAGAAGAGAGAGTGTCTCAGTCTTTGTCCTTGGATAATTTATGTTGTGTCCCTCTAGACCAAAGTGGCCCTGTGGACCAGTGTTGTGCTGCTAATCAGAAGAAACAAGCACCCCAACATTATATTTGTCCACACTGTCCTAATACTCTCATCTACGACTCGTACCCACTTTTCTGCCAGCATCTTGAGTCAGTACACGGAATACATGCTGACCCCATTGACAATTTAGGCCAGCCGTTTGAGTTGAATAATCAAAGTTCCATGTCATATATACCTGAGCGTGCTAATCAGAAATATTCTGAATGTATTGTCCTAGAATTAGCTGATTATCAGAATCTCCAGTGTCGGAAATGCAAACACAGCTTTACTCAGCGCTGTTCACTTCGGAGACACATTTTGGAAATCCATGGTGAAAAATTGGGTTATTATTCATGTCCCTTCTGCGTTAGCAAAGTCTGGTTTCGCTATTTTCGAACGTTTTTAGCTCATTTAAAAAACCTACACGGCTTCCAAAAGGACCAAATATATCGCATCCATCGCAATTTGCAGAAAAACAGTTGGGTAGAATTTGGTAGTGACCAGCTGCCTCCTGATGGAAATAACACAACTTCGCAGCTCTGTAATCGTGTTTCATAG